The Pseudodesulfovibrio alkaliphilus DNA segment TGGGCAGCGTTGCCGTGATCTGCGGTCTGCTTGTTTTCGCCATCTCTCACCTCACGGTTGATCCCGGTGTTGCCCCGGTCCGGGAGGCTGCCCACGCCACGCGCATCGGCGAAGTGCGGACCGTGCGCCTCGACGACGGCAGCAGCGTCACCCTGGGCGCGAACACCTCCATCGCCGCGACCATGGACAGCCACGGCAGACTTGTACGGATGAGCGAGGGTGAGGCGTTTTTCGAGGTGGAGCGAGACACGTCCAGGCCCTTTGTCGTCGAATCCGGCGACCTGCGGATCACGGTGCACGGTACGGCCTTCGACATCCGACGCAGCGAGCTCGGAGCCCGTGTGGCCGTGACCAGCGGCGTGGTCAGCGTCTCCTCCCCCCAGCTGGCCGACCCGGACGCCTCCGCTCAATACCAGACAGGCGATTCCGCCACGACATCCGGCATCTCCCGCGTCCTGACGGCGGGCGAGCGCCTCTCCCTGGAAGCCGACGCGCCGGTCCGTGTCGAATCGGTCCGGGCCGAGGACGTGGCCCCCTGGCGCCACAACATGCTGGTCTACATCGATGCCCCTCTGGCCGAAATCGTGGCGGACTTGAACCGCTATCAGCGCCGCTCCATCCGCATCCGGGACGAGTCCGTAGGACGCATCCGGCTCACCGCCACCTTCCACGGCAACGATATCCAGGGCATACTCGCAACCCTGACCGAGGCGCTTCCCGTCCGGCTGGCCC contains these protein-coding regions:
- a CDS encoding FecR family protein; translated protein: MAKPGTDIMTTAFEWCATLDEAHVSEADSRALAAWLEADPSHREAFDRARRFWHELGGLGREQLDPAFFHPSWRERARAAMRGAVCRIRECMQCRQPMAVGSVAVICGLLVFAISHLTVDPGVAPVREAAHATRIGEVRTVRLDDGSSVTLGANTSIAATMDSHGRLVRMSEGEAFFEVERDTSRPFVVESGDLRITVHGTAFDIRRSELGARVAVTSGVVSVSSPQLADPDASAQYQTGDSATTSGISRVLTAGERLSLEADAPVRVESVRAEDVAPWRHNMLVYIDAPLAEIVADLNRYQRRSIRIRDESVGRIRLTATFHGNDIQGILATLTEALPVRLAHVGPDIELRSAP